The Methylotenera sp. G11 genome includes a window with the following:
- a CDS encoding type II secretion system F family protein: MDFLYYLFVVLGFFAVVLFLEGVFLTWNAYKGPEKTRIAKRLQAISAAGGSGQAATLAKQRLLAKTPELQSLLLSLPRVHLLDRLLLQSGSNLSVAAFLGISILMALLGAAIAVFLAMPLFFLVVLAIALGSLPLILTINAKNKRMRVIEAQLPDALDLMGRAMRAGHAFPSALRMVGNEMSEPIASEFRLVFEEINYGISTQEALTNLSVRVPSTDLSYFVIAVLIQHETGGNLSELLSNISGIIRERLKLMGTVRVLSAEGKLSAWILTLLPFILGATLQVVNPGFLSVLWTDPLGIRLSLVALGMMLLGIYAMSRIIKIRV, from the coding sequence GTGGACTTTCTCTATTATCTGTTTGTAGTGCTGGGCTTCTTTGCGGTAGTGCTGTTCCTGGAAGGTGTTTTTCTCACATGGAATGCCTACAAAGGGCCGGAAAAAACACGTATTGCCAAACGGTTGCAGGCAATATCGGCAGCAGGCGGCAGCGGCCAGGCTGCGACATTGGCCAAGCAGCGTCTGCTTGCAAAAACCCCTGAATTGCAAAGCCTGTTGCTGAGCCTGCCGCGGGTACACCTGCTGGATCGGCTATTGCTGCAATCAGGCTCGAACCTTAGCGTGGCGGCTTTCCTGGGCATCAGTATCCTGATGGCGCTGCTTGGCGCAGCGATTGCCGTGTTTCTGGCGATGCCGCTGTTCTTTCTGGTTGTGCTGGCGATAGCGCTCGGATCGTTGCCGTTGATTCTGACGATCAATGCGAAAAATAAACGCATGCGGGTGATTGAAGCGCAGCTGCCTGATGCGCTGGACCTGATGGGGCGCGCCATGAGAGCCGGGCATGCATTCCCGAGCGCTTTGCGTATGGTGGGCAACGAGATGTCCGAGCCGATCGCGTCAGAGTTCAGGCTGGTGTTTGAGGAAATCAACTATGGCATCTCCACACAGGAAGCCTTGACAAACCTGAGTGTGCGCGTGCCGAGCACCGATCTCAGTTATTTTGTGATTGCGGTGCTGATCCAGCATGAAACAGGCGGTAATTTATCCGAACTGCTGAGCAACATCAGCGGGATTATCCGGGAGCGCCTGAAACTGATGGGAACGGTGCGCGTGCTGTCGGCAGAGGGCAAGCTGTCGGCCTGGATACTGACATTGCTGCCTTTCATACTTGGCGCCACTTTGCAGGTGGTTAACCCCGGCTTTTTAAGCGTGCTCTGGACCGACCCGCTGGGTATCAGGTTAAGCCTTGTCGCCCTGGGCATGATGCTGCTGGGTATTTATGCGATGAGCCGCATCATTAAAATCAGGGTGTAA